In the genome of Sciurus carolinensis chromosome 3, mSciCar1.2, whole genome shotgun sequence, one region contains:
- the Git1 gene encoding ARF GTPase-activating protein GIT1 isoform X2, whose translation MSRKGPRAEVCADCSAPDPGWASISRGVLVCDECCSVHRSLGRHISIVKHLRHSAWPPTLLQMVHTLASNGANSIWEHSLLDPAQVQSGRRKANPQDKVHPIKSEFIRAKYQMLAFVHKLPCRDDDGVTAKDLSKQLHSSVRTGNLETCLRLLSLGAQANFFHPEKGTTPLHVAAKAGQTLQAELLVVYGADPGSPDVNGRTPIDYARQAGHHELAERLVECQYELTDRLAFYLCGRKPDHKNGHYIIPQMADRSRQKCMSQSLDLSELAKAAKKKLQALSNRLFEELAMDVYDEVDRRENDAVWLATQNHSTLVTERSAVPFLPVNPEYSATRNQGRQKLARFNAREFATLIIDILSEAKRRQQGKSLSSPTDNLELSARNQSDLDDQHDYDSVASDEDTDQEPLRSAGATRNNRARSMDSSDLSDGAVTLQEYLELKKALATSEAKVQQLMKVNSSLSDELRRLQREIHKLQAENLQLRQPPGPVPTPPLPSERAEHTPMGPGGSTHRRDRQAFSMYEPGSALKPFGGTPGDELTTRLQPFHSTELEDDAIYSVHVPAGLYRIRKGVSASAVPFTPSSPLLSCSQEGSRHASKLSRHGSGADSDYENTQSGDPMLGLEGKRFLELGKEDDLHPELESLDGDLDPGLPSTEDVILKTEQVTKNIQELLRAAQEFKHDSFVPCSEKIHLAVTEMASLFPKRPALEPVRSSLRLLNASAYRLQSECRKTVPPEPGAPVDFQLLTQQVIQCAYDIAKAAKQLVTITTREKKQ comes from the exons ATGTCCCGGAAGGGGCCGCGAGCGGAGGTGTGTGCGGACTGCAGCGCTCCGG ACCCTGGCTGGGCATCCATCAGCAGGGGTGTGCTGGTGTGTGACGAGTGCTGCAGTGTGCACCGGAGTCTGGGACGCCACATCTCCATCGTCAAGCACCTTCGTCACAGCGCCTGGCCTCCCACACTGCTGCAG ATGGTACACACACTCGCCAGCAACGGGGCCAACTCCATCTGGGAGCACTCCCTGCTGGACCCCGCACAAGTACAGAGTGGCCGGCGCAAAGCCAACCCCCAAGACAAAGTCCA CCCCATCAAGTCAGAGTTCATCAGGGCCAAGTACCAGATGCTGGCGTTTGTGCACAAGCTTCCCTGCCGGGATGATGATGGGGTCACCGCCAAAGACCTCAGCAAG CAACTGCACTCAAGTGTGCGGACAGGCAACTTGGAAACATGTCTACGCCTGCTGTCCCTGGGTGCCCAGGCCAACTTCTTCCACCCAGAGAAGGGCACCACACCTCTGCACGTGGCTGCCAAGGCAGGGCAGACACTGCAGGCCGAGTTGTTGGTGGTGTATGGGGCTGATCCTGGCTCTCCTGATGTCAATGGCCGCACCCCCATCGACTATGCCAG GCAGGCGGGACACCATGAACTGGCGGAAAGGCTAGTCGAGTGCCAGTATGAGCTCACTGACAGGTTGGCCTTCTACCTCTGTGGACGCAAGCCGG atCACAAGAATGGGCATTACATCATCCCACAGATGGCTGACAG ATCTCGGCAAAAGTGCATGTCTCAGAG CCTGGATCTGTCAGAATTGGCCAAAGCTGCCAAAAAGAAGCTGCAAGCG CTCAGTAACCGGCTCTTTGAGGAACTTGCCATGGATGTGTATGACGAAGtggacagaagagaaaatgatgcTG TGTGGCTGGCTACCCAAAACCACAGCACCTTGGTGACGGAGCGCAGTGCTGTGCCCTTCCTGCCAGTTAACCCTGAATACTCAGCCACACGGAATCAG GGGCGACAGAAGCTGGCCCGCTTTAATGCCCGAGAGTTTGCCACCTTGATCATCGACATTCTCAGTGAGGCCAAGCGGAGGCAGCAGGGCAAGAGCCTGAGCAGCCCCACAG ATAACCTGGAGCTGTCTGCACGGAACCAGAGTGACCTTGATGACCAGCACGACTATGACAGTGTGGCCTCCGATGAAGACACAGACCAGGAGCCCCTGCGCAGTGCTGGTGCCACTCGGAATAACCGTGCCCGG AGCATGGACTCCTCAGACCTGTCTGATGGGGCAGTGACGCTACAGGAGTACCTGGAGTTGAAGAAGGCCCTGGCTACCTCTGAGGCAAAAGTACAGCAGCTCATGAAGGTCAACAGCAGCTTGAGTGATGAGCTCAGGAGGCTGCAAAGAGAG ATCCACAAGCTACAGGCAGAGAACCTGCAGCTCCGGCAGCCACCAGGGCCCGTGCCCACACCCCCACTCCCCAGCGAACGGGCAGAACACACACCCATGGGGCCTGGTGGGAGCACCCACCGCAGGGACCGCCAGGCCTTCTCCATGTATGAGCCAGGCTCCGCCCTAAAGCCCTTTGGGGGCACACCTGGGGACGAGCTCACCACACGGCTACAGCCTTTCCATAGCACT GAGCTGGAGGATGATGCCATCTATTCAGTGCACGTCCCTGCTGGCCTTTACAGG ATCCGGAAGGGGGTATCTGCCTCTGCAGTGCCCTTTACGCCCTCCTCCCCGCTGCTGTCATGCTCCCAGGAAGGAAGCCGCCATGCG AGCAAGCTTTCCCGCCATGGCAGCGGTGCAGACAGCGACTATGAGAACACGCAGAGTGGGGACCCAATGCTTGG GCTGGAAGGGAAGCGCTTCCTAGAGCTGGGCAAGGAGGACGATCTTCACCCGGAGCTGGAAAGCCTGGACGGAGACCTCGACCCTGGGCTTCCCAGCACTGAGGATGTTATCCTAAAAACAGAGCAGGTCACCAAGAATATTCAGGAGCTGTTGAGAGCTGCCCAGGAGTTCAAGCATGATAG TTTTGTTCCCTGCTCAGAAAAGATCCATTTGGCTGTGACCGAGATGGCCTCTCTCTTCCCAAAG AGGCCAGCCCTGGAGCCCGTGCGCAGCTCCTTGCGGCTGCTCAATGCCAGCGCCTACCGGCTGCAGAGTGAGTGCCGAAAGACAGTGCCCCCAGAGCCTGGCGCCCCTGTGGACTTCCAACTGCTAACCCAGCAGGTCATCCAGTGCGCCTATGACATCGCCAAGGCCGCCAAGCAGCTGGTCACTATTACCACCCGAGAGAAGAAGCAATGA
- the Git1 gene encoding ARF GTPase-activating protein GIT1 isoform X1, giving the protein MSRKGPRAEVCADCSAPDPGWASISRGVLVCDECCSVHRSLGRHISIVKHLRHSAWPPTLLQMVHTLASNGANSIWEHSLLDPAQVQSGRRKANPQDKVHPIKSEFIRAKYQMLAFVHKLPCRDDDGVTAKDLSKQLHSSVRTGNLETCLRLLSLGAQANFFHPEKGTTPLHVAAKAGQTLQAELLVVYGADPGSPDVNGRTPIDYARQAGHHELAERLVECQYELTDRLAFYLCGRKPDHKNGHYIIPQMADSLDLSELAKAAKKKLQALSNRLFEELAMDVYDEVDRRENDAVWLATQNHSTLVTERSAVPFLPVNPEYSATRNQGRQKLARFNAREFATLIIDILSEAKRRQQGKSLSSPTDNLELSARNQSDLDDQHDYDSVASDEDTDQEPLRSAGATRNNRARSMDSSDLSDGAVTLQEYLELKKALATSEAKVQQLMKVNSSLSDELRRLQREIHKLQAENLQLRQPPGPVPTPPLPSERAEHTPMGPGGSTHRRDRQAFSMYEPGSALKPFGGTPGDELTTRLQPFHSTELEDDAIYSVHVPAGLYRIRKGVSASAVPFTPSSPLLSCSQEGSRHASKLSRHGSGADSDYENTQSGDPMLGLEGKRFLELGKEDDLHPELESLDGDLDPGLPSTEDVILKTEQVTKNIQELLRAAQEFKHDSFVPCSEKIHLAVTEMASLFPKRPALEPVRSSLRLLNASAYRLQSECRKTVPPEPGAPVDFQLLTQQVIQCAYDIAKAAKQLVTITTREKKQ; this is encoded by the exons ATGTCCCGGAAGGGGCCGCGAGCGGAGGTGTGTGCGGACTGCAGCGCTCCGG ACCCTGGCTGGGCATCCATCAGCAGGGGTGTGCTGGTGTGTGACGAGTGCTGCAGTGTGCACCGGAGTCTGGGACGCCACATCTCCATCGTCAAGCACCTTCGTCACAGCGCCTGGCCTCCCACACTGCTGCAG ATGGTACACACACTCGCCAGCAACGGGGCCAACTCCATCTGGGAGCACTCCCTGCTGGACCCCGCACAAGTACAGAGTGGCCGGCGCAAAGCCAACCCCCAAGACAAAGTCCA CCCCATCAAGTCAGAGTTCATCAGGGCCAAGTACCAGATGCTGGCGTTTGTGCACAAGCTTCCCTGCCGGGATGATGATGGGGTCACCGCCAAAGACCTCAGCAAG CAACTGCACTCAAGTGTGCGGACAGGCAACTTGGAAACATGTCTACGCCTGCTGTCCCTGGGTGCCCAGGCCAACTTCTTCCACCCAGAGAAGGGCACCACACCTCTGCACGTGGCTGCCAAGGCAGGGCAGACACTGCAGGCCGAGTTGTTGGTGGTGTATGGGGCTGATCCTGGCTCTCCTGATGTCAATGGCCGCACCCCCATCGACTATGCCAG GCAGGCGGGACACCATGAACTGGCGGAAAGGCTAGTCGAGTGCCAGTATGAGCTCACTGACAGGTTGGCCTTCTACCTCTGTGGACGCAAGCCGG atCACAAGAATGGGCATTACATCATCCCACAGATGGCTGACAG CCTGGATCTGTCAGAATTGGCCAAAGCTGCCAAAAAGAAGCTGCAAGCG CTCAGTAACCGGCTCTTTGAGGAACTTGCCATGGATGTGTATGACGAAGtggacagaagagaaaatgatgcTG TGTGGCTGGCTACCCAAAACCACAGCACCTTGGTGACGGAGCGCAGTGCTGTGCCCTTCCTGCCAGTTAACCCTGAATACTCAGCCACACGGAATCAG GGGCGACAGAAGCTGGCCCGCTTTAATGCCCGAGAGTTTGCCACCTTGATCATCGACATTCTCAGTGAGGCCAAGCGGAGGCAGCAGGGCAAGAGCCTGAGCAGCCCCACAG ATAACCTGGAGCTGTCTGCACGGAACCAGAGTGACCTTGATGACCAGCACGACTATGACAGTGTGGCCTCCGATGAAGACACAGACCAGGAGCCCCTGCGCAGTGCTGGTGCCACTCGGAATAACCGTGCCCGG AGCATGGACTCCTCAGACCTGTCTGATGGGGCAGTGACGCTACAGGAGTACCTGGAGTTGAAGAAGGCCCTGGCTACCTCTGAGGCAAAAGTACAGCAGCTCATGAAGGTCAACAGCAGCTTGAGTGATGAGCTCAGGAGGCTGCAAAGAGAG ATCCACAAGCTACAGGCAGAGAACCTGCAGCTCCGGCAGCCACCAGGGCCCGTGCCCACACCCCCACTCCCCAGCGAACGGGCAGAACACACACCCATGGGGCCTGGTGGGAGCACCCACCGCAGGGACCGCCAGGCCTTCTCCATGTATGAGCCAGGCTCCGCCCTAAAGCCCTTTGGGGGCACACCTGGGGACGAGCTCACCACACGGCTACAGCCTTTCCATAGCACT GAGCTGGAGGATGATGCCATCTATTCAGTGCACGTCCCTGCTGGCCTTTACAGG ATCCGGAAGGGGGTATCTGCCTCTGCAGTGCCCTTTACGCCCTCCTCCCCGCTGCTGTCATGCTCCCAGGAAGGAAGCCGCCATGCG AGCAAGCTTTCCCGCCATGGCAGCGGTGCAGACAGCGACTATGAGAACACGCAGAGTGGGGACCCAATGCTTGG GCTGGAAGGGAAGCGCTTCCTAGAGCTGGGCAAGGAGGACGATCTTCACCCGGAGCTGGAAAGCCTGGACGGAGACCTCGACCCTGGGCTTCCCAGCACTGAGGATGTTATCCTAAAAACAGAGCAGGTCACCAAGAATATTCAGGAGCTGTTGAGAGCTGCCCAGGAGTTCAAGCATGATAG TTTTGTTCCCTGCTCAGAAAAGATCCATTTGGCTGTGACCGAGATGGCCTCTCTCTTCCCAAAG AGGCCAGCCCTGGAGCCCGTGCGCAGCTCCTTGCGGCTGCTCAATGCCAGCGCCTACCGGCTGCAGAGTGAGTGCCGAAAGACAGTGCCCCCAGAGCCTGGCGCCCCTGTGGACTTCCAACTGCTAACCCAGCAGGTCATCCAGTGCGCCTATGACATCGCCAAGGCCGCCAAGCAGCTGGTCACTATTACCACCCGAGAGAAGAAGCAATGA